TGCTCGGTCACGTCACGTCTATCCGGGACGCGCTTCTGCGATTGCGGGCGATCTGGAGCGAGCGCCTCGGAGCCGATCAGGCGGTGACCTTCCCGCGCTTGGCGGGCCTTGTCGGACAGATCGTCACCTTCCTAGAGGCAGCGGTCGAGCGGCGCGCACCGGCCCTGCAAGCTGCAGTCGGCATAGAGACACCCGCCGGAGCCGGCGGCACGGTCATGGTCGCAGCAACCGCCATCCCGGCGGGGGCCTGTGCCTCCGTTGCCGAGGCGCAGGCTGCGCTAGCCGGGTGCCTTGCCTATTTCCGGCGGGTCGAGCCGTCGAGCCCGGCGGTGCTGCTGATCGGGCAGGCGCAACGCCTGGTCGGCAAGTCGCTCATCGAGGTCATCCAGATCATGTTCCCCGAGCACGTCGACAAGGCGATGCTCGAGATCGGTGACGAGACGAAATACCAGCTGCCGCTGGAGCGTCTCGGGGGCGACGGCTATGACAACAGCCGTGACGATAGCGGCGGCTATGACGATGACAGCAGCGACGACGATAGTGCCTCGTCCGGCGATGACGGGGATGCTGGCGTAGAGGACGAGCCAGCCGACGAATCTGGAGAGTCAGAGGCGGAGGCGTCGGAAAGCTCGGACGGCTGGGGAGAAGACGCGCCGCCGGAGGCCGAGGCCGAGCCGAAGAGGCCTGCAGCGGCTGCGGGTGTGCCCGCGATTGCCGTCGCAAGCCGTGCCGAAGCGGTCGCCCGGATGAAGTCGGTGGCTGCCTTCTACCGCCATGCCGAGCCGTCCAATCCCGTCCCGTTGCTGATGGACAAGGCCTGCGCACTGGCGCAGCAAGATTTTCTGTCGCTGCTGAGCGATATCCTCCCTGACGCCGGCATAAGGCAGAGCAGCGACGAATAGCGTCGCGCTGGCCCGGTGACGGACCGTCGCGTCTCATTCGTTCGGTGGATGCGGAGACCGTCATCCATCTGCAAAATTGGGCTGGCTGAACTCTTCCGCCGCCGATTCGTGCAGTTCGACGAGAACTGTCAAGCGATCGGCAAGTGTGTATGGTATAGCGAGCTGGATCGTTA
This sequence is a window from Bosea vestrisii. Protein-coding genes within it:
- a CDS encoding ImpA family type VI secretion system protein, whose amino-acid sequence is MAALNFADLAKPISPDDPCGPDPDAEPDFMNVLARLEVALPSSYFRREDDGRQVSFDRSAIDFPAAFGDLGKILKQSRDLRGFVLAGKLCLLNRDIPGFAASLGLITSYLGDYWEEVHPRAEDGDFIMREVALQGLDENATIALPLQHAPIFTSKRLGPVMFRSQLIALGELRANEDEQHPDAGGIAAALKEAEVSDLTAMLGHVTSIRDALLRLRAIWSERLGADQAVTFPRLAGLVGQIVTFLEAAVERRAPALQAAVGIETPAGAGGTVMVAATAIPAGACASVAEAQAALAGCLAYFRRVEPSSPAVLLIGQAQRLVGKSLIEVIQIMFPEHVDKAMLEIGDETKYQLPLERLGGDGYDNSRDDSGGYDDDSSDDDSASSGDDGDAGVEDEPADESGESEAEASESSDGWGEDAPPEAEAEPKRPAAAAGVPAIAVASRAEAVARMKSVAAFYRHAEPSNPVPLLMDKACALAQQDFLSLLSDILPDAGIRQSSDE